Below is a window of Cygnus atratus isolate AKBS03 ecotype Queensland, Australia chromosome 3, CAtr_DNAZoo_HiC_assembly, whole genome shotgun sequence DNA.
ATCAGacatctgtttcctttcaggATTACCTGAGGAATAATTCACAGATCTGTCCAGGAGTCTGTGAATCACAGACTgaaacccctttttttttttttttaaattaatgcaaGACAGTTTTTATTGATGTTTctctaaaacacattttttgctGTAGTTTACTGGCAGATAtaagaaattttgcaaaaaacTGGGAACAGTGGgttgtttcttctttggaaaATCTACCAGAAGTCCTGACAGATAAGAAATTGCCTATTGCACGAAGATTTGTTTCTTCCCTGAAACGGCAGACATCATTCTTACACCTAGCACAGGTAAACAGAATAAGATTTATACATCAGAAAATTGACAATTACATTCAGTTCATTTTGCTGGCTAGGAGATGTAATGCCTCAAGTTTTAATCAATATTTCCATGAAAGACTTGCATCTTGTAGTTTTCAGCACgaaagaaagaagaggacaGAAATAGATCTTATCAAGACGTTCTGAACTTCAAAAGAAGTAgtagaaaagagaggaaaaagaggggaaagacCATGGTTAAAGTGAATTACCATCATGGGAACTTTAGGCAATCATATGATAAAGTGGAATTTTTGGTATTTGTTCTAGCTCTAAATGGGAAAATATCAGACAATACTTCATGCCTAGCAAAGTTTCACTGTCTTGCCCATGATGTGAACTTACCTCTTTTGAAGTCTGACTGAAATGAATGTAAATGATAGGTAGCTGAGTGCTCCAACGCTAAGTTGGCAGGGTACAAGTGTCTGCAATTGGGAGACATCTCCATAGGATGTTTTGTTAGATTGTAGAAAAGGAAACAGTACCTTTCTGGGAGCTTAAATGCTAGCAGCTTGGGCTTTTGAGAGTGCAGCCCTCATGAATAACTGTAGATACACTATGTATTCACCTTGAGTTAGTTTTCTGTTGTATAAATATTAAGACAGACTTGTGGGTGACATTGTGAAAATGAGCTGAAAGGAAGGCACATTAGAAGAACATTAGAATTCTAATGGAAGAGAAACATTATCACATTTGACCTATAAAAAACAACCATGAAAAGACAGCTCGTGATTCTTCTCTGAGAATTCTTTCAGGCTTCTCAGCATTTTACCTTGTTTTCTCTTACAGATTGCTCGGCCAGCCCTGTTTGATCAGCATGTGGTGAATTCCATGGTGTCAGATATTGAAAAAGTTGATTTGAATAGTATTGGCTCTCAGGCACTCCTTGCAGTCTCAGGGAGCACAGATTCTGATGGGGAAGTCTACAGTGAATGTAAGTCCATGGTGATATATTTGtaacattaaaagaaatctaCTCTTTCATTCCTTGCCATGCTAGTCTACTTGGAGATGGGCTGAGAAAAGGCACAGTGACACTGCATTTTCTGATCTAGCTCAGTGTTAACATTAGTTTAAGAAAACCAATTTTTTGCCCTACTATGTCCTACAAAAATAGAAGCTTGCACTGGGAAGTCATCCGGGGTAGAAGATTTTAAACAgctgttgaaaaaataattttcatgtcaGTTGCTAATTGTAACAAAATCCCTTTTGAAGTTTTGTCTTGATCATGTGGGGATATTAGCAGAGATTCTTGAAAAAAGTCGCAAAAGTTGACAGTAATTATAGCTTAATTAAATGGATACTTGAGCTAGTttacttttttggttttgtttttggctGAAAGTTGACCTTTAAAAAACCATACAATTATCTATAAACTGTAACAGCCATTTTCATAGACAAAATAGAATGGAGTAAAGTACGAATTCTTggggtgttattttttttacatgttgcTATACATAgctattttggggaaaaaaaaaaaaaaaaagaattagctgtcttttttgaaaatataacttTGTCATAGGAAGCATGATGATCAGAGTTTGGAGAGCTGAAAGAAGAGCAATAGCAATGTGTCATCTTCTAAGGACTGTTACTTTGATCATAAAAGTTTGTTCTCTTAAATAATGGTTCACAATcctattcacattttaatttgagTAGTCCACttcctattttttctgtaattgttttctattcttctgttctcccacatcagctaagaaaagaaaaggcaaaataaccAGTCATACAGGCACTTTCTCCCAAATGGGAATTAGGGAAGTTAACTTTACATTATATTGTGAGAAATTGGTAAAACATAAGAGAAACCTTAAGACAGTGTACAAGTCAGCCGCATCACAGATAAATCTGTTCTGCTAAACTTAGTAACAGATAAGTTTTCAAGGCTGAACCTAAAAATGAATGGGAaatagcagtgttttttttttcttttatcttcttgtAAAATTATACTGTATGACtgtaatgttaaaataattaaaatatgtatgtgtgaTAGATGTGTGTCTCCTTACTTTGCTGAATAATTGCTCATTTCTTCACTGCTCTAattctttgcctttcctttccatgcTACAATATTGTCATATGGCTGGTGAGTGGCTTTTTCTCATGTTCAGAATAGCATGCAATGATATGTTCTCCTTTTTACGTGGTAGATGACTCTATTACAGTGTTCCAAGAACTGAAGGACCTTCTAAAGAAGAATGCCACTGTGGAGTCATTTATTGAATGGTTGGATACTGTGGTTGAGCAAAGGGTTATCAAGGTACCTGTCAAATATTCTGCTTGACTCAAGACCAAATCCTACTCCCCTTATTCTTGATACAGTCCTTTAACTATGCAGTCCCACTAACTTCCTATGTGAGACTGTCATTTCTGCTTCTATATCCTCATTGTGACCAGGGTGTTCTTCACTTGGTGTGAAAGTGAAGATTATTAATTAATCATGTTGAGTGCTGTTGAAAAAACTAAGTCAATGAAAAAAACTATGTTTGTGAAAAAACTACCTATCTTAACTAAAAAATGAAAGTCAGCACTGTCACAAGctctacatggaaaaaaaaaaaacttatctgTGCATGCATGCAGAATCACAGGGGTATTGCCCAGTGAATAAGGTGAGCCAAAGTTGTCCTTTAGAGAAGCAGACCTTTCCTTCATATTATTCAGACGGTACTGCATGTCGTATAGGTTAGTGCAGCAGATGGATCCAAAAGTAGCTAACCTGCAGCAGGATTTCTGCAAAGATGAAAGATAGAGTTTTATAGCTTTATAAGGTGCTTAACTTGGTAATTGAGGCTTTTGGTGGGATTTTTTCCCTGATTTACAAGATGCTTTCTGATCACAAGTATTTTATATAGATGTAGTTATGAATGATCACACTATGGTTCAGAACAAAGTGAGTTCTCAATTATATCTCAAGGAAGAGATATTAACCCAATTTGCGACACTAATTAATGTAAActagcagaaagaaatgttacaCATGATATTGCTTACTACTAGCTCTAAAGACTGGTCTTCCCATCAGGCCCTGTTCTGtctggaaatgaaatgttattttgtcCATCGTTTTAGGGACCATCTTGATATGAATGGGTGCAAGAGGCAGAGGCAATGCAGTTAGTTTTGACTGGCTTGCAGAAGAGTTCTTCTGCCACTTACAGAAGTGGGCAtgtcattttccctttcttcaccTGTTTTCCCAAATTTCAATGGGACAGTcatatcttctttctttctaaaacagtCTGATTTTACTAATATTTACTGTCATATGTTAGCAGGACAGTGAGGTGCTTTGGGTGCGTCAGGgcaacaaaacccaaccaagTCTTTACATGCACTTGCCTAGACACAAAACTCCCAGTGAAGCTGAGCAATCATAGCTTGCTTTAGAACTGAATGATTACAGTCTAGAATTGATTccacaattttaaaacacaattcTGAATAAACAGACCAGGCAGAAACATTGAAGTACTCTCCCATTCAGCATCTTCTATTTAGTACTGTAATTATTAAAGTTAACAGGTATGTTTCCTAGCATTGTTTTCCTGTAGTTAGGGGTAAGAAATACCAGAAAGTCCCGAGTCTAGATCTATTAAGTAGGAGCTAATCATTTACAGAACATATAATCCTTCCGTTGCTGTCTGTGTGAAGTGTTGTTACTGTCAAAACACAACAGCttctttctgcttgctgcttgAGAAAGCAACAGGGCATACTATTACCACATGAACAAATCACAGCCAGAACAAAGTGACAGTATGAAATGAGCAACTTTAAAAGCTTCAGTGTTACAACAGTAAACGCACCAGTTTCTGAGAGAAAGTCTGGCAGGTATTATACAGATTATAATAAATTACAGAGACTAATTTGTGTTCCCTGTTTATGTGGAATAACATGGCACTagagggtgttttttgttgttgttgttttctttttgctctgtaTACCTGTATATTTACAGAACAATTTGCCATCTTCAGTATTAGAATACAAGCTAATTTATACGTCTTCAGAGCACAGCCAGAACCCAAGTGGTAAACAGTTTGCTTCATCTAACATGGTCAGAGCTCTACTCTGTTTGCGTTGTAAAGAGTGAATTCTGCTGTTTATCACTTTAGGACATGCGTTCTGAAAACAGTTTGATTCAGGCAGCTTGATCCACTCTACCACATTAGCCTGAGTCAAGGACTCCTTGAACTCTCAAGAATATTCAGTTCTCCTTTATTCTCTCCTGTGTGTAGAAAGCAAGTTAGCATACCTACAATATTTTACTACTTCTGTCTTTCAGGCAAGCAAGCAAAATGGGAGGTCATTAAAGAAGAGGGCTCAAGACTTTCTTCTAAAATGGAGTTTTTTCGGTGCTCGAGTGATGCATAACCTAACTCTAAACAACGCATCAAGTTTTGGTACCTGGACTTTGTAAAAACACTCATATTTTGTACATAAGTGCTGGCATTTATCTACCTCCCACTACTTCCTCAGCAGAGAAGCCTGTCATAGTCTAAAGATTCTTTGATCAAAGCCACAAATACTGTGTAATGTGCTTTTCAAACTAACATTTTACAGTAAATGATAGCAGTAACTTATTGGTGATCTGTGTCAcatgttcattttctgaaggtatttttctcttgaattGCTGTTTGATACTGCTTTGCCATTTAAGAGCTAgaagctgtttgttttgatatGCCACTGGAGCTGTAACTATGTATCTCAGTAGGAGACTGAAGATTTAAATTATTAGTTCTACATGTGGACCAGTTTGGGAAGGGTTTGTTTTCATAATAGCACAATGAATTTGGTAGGTCACTAGTGTTATTTAATTCTGGGTTCAGCAGACATTCAATTCAACAGTatctgtggttttaaaaattaaggttCATAGGTCCATCTTTAGAAATGTTTGGTCTGGGGAAttctcagaatattttataaaatagaaaatgttagagcaaattaaatccattttaaatcCAGTACATCATTTCCCAACTTGTCTTTGCAGTAGTAGGTacatcattttctaaaattcagagGCTATTTGAAATAGCTGTAAGGACAGacacatttttaatgtcataTATCCTTGAAATAAGGTCAAAGACTTCACCAGTTATTGTCTGGTTATTTAGCACAAGGCAAACAGAAATAGAGCAGAGGCATTCTAGCAGACTGCAGCCTTATCTAGCTCCACTGTGTGCCCTCTTCAAGAATAAAGCATGTCTCACTTtcatcagtatttttctttgatgtaaTTAGTGGTCAAATAGCCTACAGGACAGTAAACAATTGAGCTAGGTGGGCCAGTGCAAAGAGAGATTAGAGCTAGAAGTTAGGCACTATTTCTTGTTGGTCTTGCCAGGTCATTTAAAGTCCacaattatttgtttgtttcaccaGCTTCTTGTAGAGTGGTGAGAGATGGTCACAAAGATAACTCAgctactctctctctctttctcctccaaAAGGTTCTTTTCATTTGGTCCGCATGCTACTAGATGAGTACATCCTGCTTGCCATGGAGACACAGTTCAACAATGACAAAGAACAAGAACTCCAGAATCTACTGGACAAATACATGAAGAATTTAGGTAACTAGAGCTTGTTTCTTTTGAACGTGTTCCTGCATTTTTAGAGTTTTGCATATTTGTTGAACTTTAAGCAAAAGCAGACTTACAGTCTTCTGAAGGTGTAGTTCTATGTGACATTGTCAAATCCACCTGAAAAGGCTGTGAACATTCACTCAGCAATTTATTCCCACTGTCAACCATGGTTCACTTAATAATGTTTTGTGGGAATGTGAATACACACGATCACTGAAGTGATCTTGGATGCTTCAAACAGTTTTGTGGATGCAACTGAAGGACCACAATCTGCAGTGTGTAAAGAAGTAAAATAGCAGAGAGAGCAGGAATTCCCAATCCAGTTTTTCTACCAAAGCTGAAATATGTAATTATGCCTTGAACTAGGAATGTATTAAATGTTAACAAAATGTGAATGTGCCTGCAAGATTGGAACACAAGTTGGAACCCTACTTAGCATCTGACTGAAGTATTActatatggaaaagaaataaaaagagcttAAAATAGTATCCCGTATTTTTTCCAGCTACCAGGCTTCTTCAGAATTATACAGTTTGAAGACATATGCTCCAGGTCTTTTATAAGAAATGGATCAAATTCTGGTTCAAGTTAATCTCCCAAAATGCAATGGAACTCCACTGGGCTctgttgaattatttttgattgACATTAACATCTGTAATCAGTTCTTAAGTCTTTGGTTGTTATTACTCTAAATCTGCACTTTGCTGCAAGAAACTTGCATAGAATTTATCTGAGAGTGGATGgatgcactttttcttttaaatcatccTTCAGGAAATGCCTTGTCCCATGTAGCAATTGCCTTCTCCTTGAACACTTAGGTGAAGTCCTTGAAACCATAGGGTGAAGTTACGATTTCCACTGGAAAATACCAAAATTTCCACTGACTTTATCAGTAGtctgcagaaaactgaagaacaacTGAGTATAACAAATGCTTTGTTCTATATGTCTGTATGAAAACAGACAGACTTTCTGTCATTCTAAAACTCCCATTGTTGATTCTTCAGGCTGAAGTATCATGAGCCTTAATGTAATTTGCTTGACTTCATTGCTGACATTTATTACAAGGAAATAAATCTAGTCCATGTCTTTACTGTGATGACTTCAGTAAGGAGCTGATAACACCATCAGCATCTATTTTGTAGATCTGTGGTCGCGGAATATAATTCAGACAGTTCATCTGGGAAGATCAAGAGTAGAGCATATTTGTTTTCGACTGCATGCAAAAGATGGAGGCTTCGCTGGGTTTTAAAACAAGCAACCAAAGTCATGAACAGATCAGGCAGCTCATATGCTGCCTATATACTAGTGTTGAATTTATGTGCAATGAGCACTTATAACAGCCACCAACAGTTTTCACTTACTCTTCCAGATGCAAGCAAAGCCACCTTTACTGCATCACCCAGCTCTTGCTTCCTAGCAAATCGTAACAAAGCTGCTCCTCTGACCAGTGACACTTCAGTCAAAAATGAGTGCCTAGCAGAGCAAACCTATGTGTCCTTGTCAGCTAGCCAGCCCAGCAGTGTACCTTCTGGTCTGAATCCCTTTGCCACAGGAGACAGTGAAAATATGCAGCTGACAGGTATGTATCTGTTCTCCTAGTCTCTCTTTCTCCTATTTGCTTGTTACTCTTTCAATCCACGGTATCACATTACTGTAAGAGTAACAATGACCATATGTATTTATGAGGACCTCTGGTAAATAACATTTCGTGAGCTCATCTTCTGCGCTGATTCATGGAAGGGGGCAACTGTAGAGCCCTGCCAGTAAGAGATCCTCTTGGTACAATGGTAAAAATACCCTACATGTCCTGGCTTGATGAGGTTCTTGTGAGGCATGAACAAACAATAACATCTTGAGTGCACAAGGCTTGTATCTGCTGGAATTTCACACTGAATGTGGAAGCCTCCaatctggaaaatgaaattggGAAGTTTCCTAGCCCTAAACCATGAATTAAAGAACCAGCATTGTACAGGTGGGAGCCAATGCATATTGTCTGTAAAGGTTTCAGATGGTAACATGCACTTCACCAGCGTGTCTTAACACATTCCGTGTATTCAGCAGTACTGCAGTAGTAACACTGTTGATGGCTAATGTTTATTGTTCCAGGTCAGATGGAGCTGTCTGAAAGCACTGGTCACCTGATGACTCCACCCATTTCACCCGCCCTGGTCAGCCGAGGAAGTGTTATCAACCAGGGGCCGATGGCTGTGAGGCCTCCAAGTGTAGGCCCGGTGTTATCCACACATTCACAGTGCTCTTCCTACTCAGAACCCCTTTATCAGACTTTGTCGCAAACTAATCAGAATTACTACGGAAACAATTCCAATTACCAGGCTATGTTCAGAACTCAGGCCCATTCCACGCCGGGAGTTTACCaccacagagcagagcacagccgATTCAATGCATTAAGTGAACAGCAGTTCTCCAGAGACTACTTCAACAACAGTTGTGCTGTATCTCCGTACAGTGCCAGATCTCCTTCCAGTTATGGTCCCTCATCCATGCCTCAGGACACTCACAGTATGCAGTTTCTGAATACTGGGAGCTTCAATTTCTTGAGCAACTCAGTGTCTACTTGTCCAGGAGCAACATATGCCCCTAATGCTTCCAACGGTattaatatatacaaatatattttatttttctcttctgtttctctttctgtgctggAGTGAAAGagtctttctctgctttttcctatggaagcttgttttctgctcttaTTTATACTTTCCCATTTTCCACTTCTCTGATGGCACACATAGATTGCAAAGCAGCTTAACGAGCTActtcaggatttattttcctctgggGAATCCTCAGTTGACCTCAGATGCCTCTGTTGCACCTATGCCAATCTTCTTCTAGCACCATTGCTGTGTCTTTcacaaaggaagcaaaaccagGATGCCTTTGTGATTAGCAATCTCTCGAACAGTCCCCAGAACACCTACTCTGAAGCAGAGCAGGCATAAGATAACTTACCTTTGGGATCAGCATAGTGGGCCATTCTAGTCATAGGTTCAAGAtggtgaaagagaaatgaataaaaatttgCATTAGCATTAACTTGAGACTTTGGCCCTAATATTTCCCATGCTTCAAGTGTAAAGTTGTTGCCACAATCTGCTTCAGAGATATAGTCAGCAAAAGGCCACCCTCTTCTGGAAGAAAGACACAATGGAAAAATTGGAAATATGAAGTTGTGTATGCTGTATTACCATGCAGAATTTCTTTCCATGTATATTTTCCTTGACTGTCAGCTTCAGAAGGGACCACTGAACTCCCTTCCATGAGTCCGCATGACTGATATGAGTCCATATGGCGTCTCTTCTGTCCTCTGATCACAGGCTACTCTTTAATTCTGAACTTAGAATGGAGCTGCAATTCTGTACTGAAGGCATGACTGAATTCCTAGGATTTTTTACACCCTTGTTACCTACCCCTCTTTTGGGTCAATCATTGCATGAGTTACTGATGTTATTAGGCTATATGTGTACATAAATAAACTTATTCATGAGGGATTCAGCCAATAATTAcctattcctttcttttcaatagtaattttgctctgctctttttttttttttttcaatctccTGTCAATAGGATATTATGGAAACAATATAAATTATCCAGAATCTCACAGACTTGGATCAATGGTTGATCAACATGTTTCTGTAATCAGCAGTGTAAGTAGCATTCGATCATTGCCATCATACAATGATATACATGATCCACTGAATATCTTGGATGACAGcggaagaaaacaaacaggctcATACTACACAGAGTCCCCACCTTCTATTGTCTGTCGGACTCCTATGCGTAAGTATATCCAGTACTGAGGAAGAGCTATGAACTGTTTGGCATCTTAACAAGTGCTGAGAGTTAAACTGTAGCTCACATATACCACATATAAGATGCAATATAGAGATGAAATAGCTAATACATCCACCTGGGATGTATCATAAGATATTGTTTCCTTAAAATTTCAAGGCAGTGGGTTTAATAACTCTTTGTTCCTGTTAAGAGGGCTGTGATACATTGTCCATGAGGATTGGAATGGCTAGCCTGAATTGCAGGAAAATCtatattaggaaatattttctaactGTTAAGTGAGCTAATAATGAACTGGGCTCCTCTAAGGGCTCTTTACG
It encodes the following:
- the RFX6 gene encoding DNA-binding protein RFX6, which codes for MAEGAEADGAFLRLPAEQDERYAELLAAGLLPCARDGTGAERGLPEPSAIKSELRAGSDSLSEDDEDADGRDGKLKGAGGSPAAKRSVAQMMKDKKKQTQLTLQWLEENYIVCEGVCLPRCILYAHYLDFCRKEKLEPACAATFGKTIRQKFPLLTTRRLGTRGHSKYHYYGIGIKESSAYYHSVYSGKGLTRFSGSKLKNEGGFTRKYSLSSKTGTLLPEFPSAQHLLLQGCISKDKVDTLIMMYKTHCQCVLDNAINGNFEEIQHFLLHFWQGMPDHLLPLLENPIIVDIFCVCDSILYKVLTDVLIPATMQEMPESLLADIRNFAKNWEQWVVSSLENLPEVLTDKKLPIARRFVSSLKRQTSFLHLAQIARPALFDQHVVNSMVSDIEKVDLNSIGSQALLAVSGSTDSDGEVYSEYDSITVFQELKDLLKKNATVESFIEWLDTVVEQRVIKASKQNGRSLKKRAQDFLLKWSFFGARVMHNLTLNNASSFGSFHLVRMLLDEYILLAMETQFNNDKEQELQNLLDKYMKNLDASKATFTASPSSCFLANRNKAAPLTSDTSVKNECLAEQTYVSLSASQPSSVPSGLNPFATGDSENMQLTGQMELSESTGHLMTPPISPALVSRGSVINQGPMAVRPPSVGPVLSTHSQCSSYSEPLYQTLSQTNQNYYGNNSNYQAMFRTQAHSTPGVYHHRAEHSRFNALSEQQFSRDYFNNSCAVSPYSARSPSSYGPSSMPQDTHSMQFLNTGSFNFLSNSVSTCPGATYAPNASNGYYGNNINYPESHRLGSMVDQHVSVISSVSSIRSLPSYNDIHDPLNILDDSGRKQTGSYYTESPPSIVCRTPMPSNMQTASSSQCMYGTSGQFPPQENLESHGPPSREMVSSLPPINTVFMGAAAGGT